A genomic segment from Gilvibacter sp. SZ-19 encodes:
- a CDS encoding RNA polymerase sigma factor: MEINDQKITEAIEKALKGDQIAFNTLLNTYWNQVYGFQLKRLKDEYEAEEITIQTFSKAFDKLATYDPKYAFSTWLITISKNLQIDKSRKKNSQPEIDRRNLASEQLKKIPDSAPTAEDKLITEQNLAELLLMIKQLKPHYQEVINLRYFQEKSYNEIAALMDESLSNVKVKLLRAKNLLAALIKTKREG, from the coding sequence TTGGAAATAAACGACCAAAAGATTACCGAAGCCATAGAAAAAGCACTTAAAGGAGACCAAATTGCCTTTAACACCTTGCTAAACACTTACTGGAACCAGGTTTATGGCTTTCAACTCAAACGCCTTAAAGATGAATACGAAGCGGAAGAAATTACCATTCAGACCTTTTCTAAGGCCTTTGACAAATTAGCTACTTACGACCCTAAATACGCGTTTAGTACTTGGCTTATCACAATTTCCAAGAACCTACAGATCGATAAGTCCAGAAAAAAGAATAGCCAGCCAGAGATAGATCGTAGAAACCTGGCCAGCGAACAGCTTAAAAAAATACCAGATAGTGCGCCAACGGCAGAAGATAAACTCATCACTGAACAAAATCTTGCAGAACTGTTATTAATGATCAAACAGCTCAAGCCGCATTACCAGGAGGTGATCAATCTGCGCTATTTCCAAGAGAAATCCTATAACGAGATCGCAGCACTAATGGACGAATCTCTGAGCAATGTGAAAGTTAAACTCCTGCGAGCCAAAAACCTTTTGG